The Gemmatimonadaceae bacterium genomic interval GAAGCTCGAAGCGGCGCGCGCCGCGCGGCGCGCCACGCCGTCTACCACTGCACCACGACCACCCGTCACCCCGCGGCACTACACTGAACACCCACCCCACCTGTCACATTCTCGCTGAACCAGGACAACTGGCGGACGGGCCATTCCCGAAACCTGCCGCTTGAGCTTGGACCGCCAGCGGCGTGAGGCAGGTTAGGTGCCCCGAGTGAATACCGCTTGCGGATGGTGGGGCTGCGCCGTGTCAGGGGCGGGAACGGTATTAGTGCAACCGACGTTGTGCGCACCCAGCTCACACCACGCTCAGGCAGGTCGGAGCTGTACACTCGCGGCTCGCCGATCGCGTGTATTCGTGTGGCGACCTTGCTTCGCAGACGGACCGCCTCAGTGACGTCAGTGCGCCTCTCTCGAGCCAGTGGTTGGTTCTTGTCCCGGCCGAGGAGCAAGCGGAGCGCCTATCAAGGCGGGCCAAGGCGAAATGGCAGAAACCGCGTCAGAAGTCCGATATCGGAGGAACACAGTGTGGTTCCTATTGGCGAGCCACATCGTGTCACCTGTAACCACGAACGCCTGACACACGAACTGCGGGACCCGAGCTCCAGACCTTTGCTGTGCCTCCCCGAGGCAGAGTCCGTCGCGCATTAGCGGCGCTCCGATCCTCCAGCGCTCAAGTGGAAACTCCGTGTCATCGAGCCCGTCGGCGCTGCCCTGAATCGTACCATCTGCTCGCAGCACCAGAGTGTCAAGCGCACCGCGAGCGGGAAAGACCTGCACCCACCGGCCCACGAGTGGACTCTGCGGCTTCTCCATTCTTGTCTGCGACTGGCATGAGATGGTACAGAGCAACATCCAGTAGCGGAGAACGCACGGCCACCCGATTCTCATCGGACGTTCGCGCCTAACGCGTATACGACGACGGACTCTATCCCATCATCATCAGTATGCACGCCGACAAGGTAGTCTCGCCCGACCTCGTACACCCGTACACGCGCGGGTACTACAGCCGTAGCGACGGCGACGCCTCGCGCGTCAAGAACGAAGGCTGTCGTCGTGCTCTTCGTGTCCTCGTTGAAGAGCACCACCCACATCTCGCGATCTGGACCCGGCACGAACCGCGAGAATGCCGGCGCTAGTCGTGACTTGGTTTCAATGGCGTGGTCGGCCTCGATTCTCGCCTTTTCATCGCTACCACTGGCTGCGGCGAGTGCCTCGACACGACGTCTCGACAATGCCGACTTGGTGAATCGGCGCCGGCCGATTGGAAGTGTGGACGCTCCCAAATGCATCCCCGCACCGTCATACCTATGAATGATGCCGTCGCCCGAATCGCCAATCCAAATACCGTCGGCGCTGCTTCCAACAACGAGCGCTGGCCCGAGCGAATAGCGAGCGGCGGCCACGCGCACCGGACCTGATGAGAGTGCATAGCTCAGCCACGACGCACTCGGCCAAACACCGATCCACTTCACCTCTCCGGGATTACCTTGGTGCAATATTCCGATACGGGTGGAATCGCGCACAACCGTGCCGAAGGGCGGTGGCACAAACGGCCGAAAGCCAGCTGGCACGACGAGAAGGTCACCGCTCGACAGCCGTGCGACTGCACCGCTTCCGTCGAAGGCGTTGCTGGCTCGCAACGGCCAGCGACGTCGGAATCCTTCCCTAGCGTGAAAGAGGTTCAAGCGACTCTGCGCGGGCGGTTGCTCTACAACGAAGAGTGAGTCGAGCACGCGAAACAGCGAAGTCGCATTCTCAAGCTCGCCTGGGCCGGCACCTCTCCTGCCGATGCGCCGCAAGAAGTCCCCTTTCGGCGAGAACACGCGGAGGTCCTGAGACGCGCCGTCGAGCACGACAATCTCGCCGCTTGCGAGGCGCGTCACGCCAGCGATGCGCTCAAATCGTTTCTCCTCGCTCGATTCATCACCGATGACGAGAAATGGCTCCGTGTCGATGCGCCGATCGTCCAAGCGCCGGTTCTGCTCGCTATTCTGCGCCTCGACCGTATGGATGTGCGACGTCGCAAGGAGCGCAAAGAGTACCAGGAACTGCGGGCTAACTCGCACTTGGGAGGCTGTTCGACGGCGAGCGGCAGTAGCTCTCCTCACGCGTGCAGCAAGGAGGGCAAGTTCACGCCGACAGAATCCATCGCGTTGTCGAAAGCGATAGAGGGTGGCCAGACATGGCATCAGTGCCGACCCACAAGATCGAGGATTTCAGCAAGGGAAGCGACGCCGCCGTGCACGCCGCGAGGTGACACGAACGTCGGTGTACCACGCACCATTAGACTGTCGGCCAACGCCGTCTGCGACGATAGCCGTTTGCGAACCTCTGCGCCGGTCACGCATGCGCCAAAGTTGTCGAGATCGGTAACGCCCGCCGAGGTCGCCTCACGCAGCCAGTCCTGGCTCTTCTGCCATGCATTCGTTTGCATGAAGTGCGCGTGCAGGCGAGGAAGCTGTCGCACAGACTCCGCACACAATGCGGCCCGTGCGGCTCCGTCGGCACTCGGATGGGTCGGACCTGGGTAGTGGAGCAGCGAGATGCGAACTCCCCTTCTGACTGCGGAATCGATTGCCGCCTGAGAGGCCCGACAGAAGGGACATTCATAGTCGGAAACCACAACCAACTCCACTTTCTCGCGCGAGTTGAATAGTCGCGAGCCGATATGATCAATCTCACTCCAATGCTGAGTGGCTAACTGCACGACCCTTCGGTTGTTCGAATACCGAGCCCAACTCGCGCGAATGAGCGATGACGGTTGCGCGATCAGGAATGCCGCCGCGATGAAGAAGAGGGCCGTCGCAATATCTGTGAGTCGTCGCACAGATTCCACCTCCGTTGCCATACTCGACCGATTCGGTGATGTCGCCGCGCTCGAATGCTGGCGCGTTACGACACGATGTCGCTCATCCGACGCATTCCGTTGGAAGTCTCCTGGGGCGGCAAGCCTCCCGTCGATCAGTCGTTCGTGGCCACTGCCTCTACCGTCAAATCCACCAGCGCCCGCTACCCGCTCGCGACGATTGAGATCGATTCGCGACTTGAAGCCATGTCAGGAATGGTCGCCGGCGCCCGCCAGGAGCCGTCGACCATTCATGAGATGACCCTTGGCGCTCTCTACTGTGGGAGATTACACACGTTCCAAGTGTAGCTGGTACCGTCGCAGTTGTATGTGCAACTCTTGCACTCTGTTCCGGCAGTATTGTGACACGATTGACTACCATTCGATAAGTGACTCGGACAGCCGATGGAAAACGCCGACGCTGGTGTGGACGCTACGGCAATCGCAAATACGGACGCGGCGAATCTCAGCATCTTAACTCTCATGACTCCTTCCCTCGGTGATGGTAGGTTCCGTTGTATCTCGTTGCAGCGACTCAGGAGGACGCTGCAGCCGGCGAGCAGCTGCCGATCGTGAGAAGCACGGTGCTTTCGCCCCGAGTAGCCGTCAATCATCAACATGCGACAGACATGCGACATGGTCGAAGCGCGAGAGGTCGGACCTCTGTCTTCGCTCGATCGGCATCCAGCCTGTGGGCGACGACGTTCGTCTGCCCGGAGTCCCAAGCATTGAGTCGCATGCCCGCGACTCGGTGCATCGACCAGTTATCCGCGTGCTCCCCTCGCGTGTCGGTGGATCTGAACGCGACCACTTGCCCTCAGCGCCTGGGATGCGCCGCGAAGAACTCCCAGATCAGCGCGGTCGCGTCGACGGCCGTCCCCGGGTCGTCGCCCATCCGCGTCCCCCGCTTCCCGCCGGGCCAGGCGTGCCCCCCATCCTTCAACGCATAGAGGATCACGTCGCGCCGGCGCGGACATTCGTACGACGTCACCACGAGGCGCCCCCGGTCGTCGACGCTCGGCGCGCTGGCGCAGCCATTCGCGGCGGCCCAGAACGTCCCTTGCTGCAGCGCCGGCTTAGTCGGTGTCCCGTCCCAGGCGCGCGCTCCTATCCCGCCCCCCGCGCCCCCGTCGTACGGGACCGACTGGTCCACCATTCCGTTGAAAACGATGGCCGACACCGGCGACGCCGGTGACGCCTCGTCGCCGAACAGCGCCCCCACCACGGGGGCGATGGCCGCCACGCGATGCGAGAGCGCGATCCCCAACCGGTGCGCCATCATCGCGCCGTTGGACATCCCGGTGATGTAGACGCGCGCCGGGTCGATCGTGTACTCCCGTTGCAGCTGCGTGATCAACGCGTCAATGAAGCCGACGTCGTCCACGCGGTTCTCCATCGCGAAGCCACAGCAGTGGCCGGCGTTCCAGGTGTACATCGACCGCCGGCCGCGCGCGGTCCCCTCGGGATAGACCACGATGAACCCCTCGCGCCGCCCCTTCTCGCTCCAGGCGAACATTCGCTCGGCGTTGTCCGCATTTCCCCCGCCGCCGTGCAAGACGACGACGAGCGGCACCGGCACGTTGCGCCTGGCGACCGCCTCGGGAACGCGCACGACATAGGTGCGATCGCGCCCGCCGTGCTGCAGCACCTCACGCTCGCGCGGGGCTTCACGCCGGCGCGGCGCCTCACGACCGCGGCGAAGCTGCGCGCCTGCATCGTGGGCATCGAGCAGCGTGGCGGCCACCACGGCGGCAAGGACGGCGGCGGTGCGCCAAGGCGCACGACGCAGACTCAGCCAAGCGCGTAGCCGCGTCAAAGGGCGTAGCCACGGGGCGGAATGCCACCGCAGCCCTGAGTTGGGACGGAACCTCGTCATGCCCGGTTCGACGCCGCGCAGGGAAGGTGCGTTAAGCGCCGGCGGGCACTCCCCTCTGGTGCGCGCCCCTCCCCACGCGAAGATTTTCCGCGCCCATCGTCCCCGTTCGGGCTCACGGTGCGCGCCATCTCGCCCCACAGCCGGAGCCGCTGCCCTGAGCGCCACCCCCCTCGACGCGATTCCCAACGGCGTCCACCACCCGATCTCGGTCGTCGTCGTCCCCACGCGCGACTTCGAGGTCGCGCGCCGCTTCTATACGACCGCGTTCGGATGGCACATGCACCATCTCACGGAGTCCGTCGCGGTGTCGTTCATGCCGACCGGTCCATCGGTGGTGCTCCGCAGCCGCGATGCCGGCGACGAGACGCCGACTACACCGCTGCTGCAGGTGGCAGACGTGAACCAGGCGCTTGCCGACGTCGTCGCCAGGGGCGGCGCACAGGTGGCCGCACCCTATGACGTCCCGCTGGGAGGGCGCATCGTCCGCTTTGCCGACCCGTCGGGGACGGTGTACGGCCTAACGAGCAACATCCCCGCCGGCGCGGTGCCGCAGGTTCCCATCCCCGTGGGCGCCAACCCGCGTCCCGCCGACGGCACGGTGTGCAGCGTCGAGATGTACACCAGCGACCCCAACGCCACCGCCCACTTCTTCGGCAGCGTCTTTGCCTGGCGCTCGATCCCCACGCTCCCGCACAGCACCGCTTTCGACCCGGGCGCCGGCATTGCCGGCATCTGGCAGTCGCACACCCCGTCCACCCGCTCGCTCCCCTACATCTACGCAGCAAGTGTCGAGCAGGCGCTGCGCGACGTGGAGCGGGCCGGCGGCGTGCGCCGCGGCACCCCGACCGTGGTCCCGGGCATGGCCACCTTCGGCTACTTCACCGATCCGTCCGGCACGCCGATGGGGATGATGGGCGGCTGATCACGCGCCCCCCGCCGTTCGCCCCGCGGGACTCCCGCTCACCATACAATAGTATCACCTTACTTCCCTGCCTCGGCCGGCACCTGTGGCCCGGTCGTGGCATGCGCGACTCCGTCGGTCCCCTCACCATTGGAGTGCCCCATGAAGACCCGACTGTTCACCCTCGCCCTTGCACTCGTCAGCGCCACGCCGATGGTTGCCCTCCAGGCGCAAGGCGCGCCGAGTGCCCCGAGCTGGATGGGCGAGATGCACCGCGACGTCAACGAGGCGCAGCGCAAGATGATCGGCCTCGCCAACGCCATCCCCGAGAGCGCCTACGACTGGCGCCCGAGCGCCGGCACGCGCACCGTGCGCGAGGTCCTGCTGCACGTCGCCTCGGACAACTACTTCATCCCCATAGCCATGGGTAAGCCGGCCCCCGAGGCCAGCGGCATCACGAGCGACATGAAGACGGTGGGTACGTATGAGAAGCGCGCCCTGTCCAAGGCGCAGGTCGTGGCCGAGCTCGAAGCGTCGTACACGCACCTGCACCAGGCCATGGGGCTCACCACCGACGCCAACGCCTCGCAGACGATCAAGTTCTTCGGGCAGGACTGGACGCGCATGCGCGCGATGGTGCTTACGGTAACGCACCTGCACGAGCACCTGGGACAGATGATTGCCTACGCCCGCAGCAACAACGTCGTCCCGCCCTGGAGCAAGTAAGCGACTGCACCGCGCGACGTGCGATCAACAGCCGGCCGCACGTCGCGCCGGTGTGGCAAAGTCGTGGAAGACACGAAACTGGTTGCCATCCGGGTCGGCAACGGTGAACTCGCGCAGCCCCCAGGGCTTGGACTCCGGGCGCTCGAGCACGATGGCCGCGCTCGCCTCCCAGGCGCGAAAGAGTGCGTCCACGTCGTCGTTGCTGTCGAGATTGAGCCAGGTGAGCGCCGGCCCCGCCGTGCCGCGCCCCTTCCGGAAGTCGGCGCTGGCGAGGAACAGCCGGCAGCTGCCTGACGAGAGCCCCGCCAGGCCGATGGTCGGATCGTTCCAGTCGATGGTGAAGCCGAGCCGGGAGGCGTAGTAGGCAACGGCGCGCTCGAGATTCTCGACCGGGAGTTCGGGGACGGGGCGCGGGAGGGCGGGAGGCATGGCGAAGTCGCGGCTGGAGGGTGCCTAACGCTTGCCGGGCGTGTGAGCGGCCGGACGGCGATTGCGGTACGGCGGCGGGCGAAGGCGTCGCGCCGAAAGCGGCGTACACCCGACGCCCGTGGATCCTCTCCCACTCTACCGCGCGGTCACGCCAGACGCGACTTTCGCGGGCGACACGGTACCCTGCATTCCCCGTTCGCCCGCCGACTGCCATGCGTCCGATGATCCGACTGTGCGTTGCCGCCGCCCTCCTGGCAACCACCACGCCGCTCCTTCCGGCCCAAACGACTTCCCCGCAGCTCGCGCCGGCGACGGCGGCGGCAATCGACTCGCTCTTCACTCCCATGTCGCACGCCGGCTCTCCCGGCTGCGCGGTGGCGGTCTACCAGAACGGCGCGATTGCCTTCGCGCGGGGCTACGGCTTCGCGAACCTCACGCACGACGTCCCGATCACCCCCGCCACGCGCTTCACCGTGGGGTCGGTCTCCAAGCAGTTCACCGCGGCGTCGATTGCGTTGCTGGTGCGCGCGGGGAAGCTGTCGCTCGACGACGACGTGCGGCGCTACATCCCCGAGATGAACGCGACCCCCACCCCGGTGCGGGTGCGGCACCTGGTGCACCACACGAGCGGGCTGCGCGACTTCTGGGAGCTGGTGGGGCTGGCGGGTGTTCGCTACGACGACGGCTACACCTCGCAGGACATGCTGGCGCTGGCCGCCCGGCAGAAAGGGCTCAACTTCCCGCCCGGCGCCGAGTATCGCTACAGCAACACCGGCTACCTGGCGTTGGGGGTGATCGTGCAGCGCGTCACGGGGCAGTCGCTGCGGCGCTTTGCCGACTCGGCGATCTTCCAGCCGTTAGGCATGCAGGAGACGCTCTTCCTCGACGACCATACCGAGGTGGTGGCCGGGCGGGCCATGGCGTACTCGCCGGTGGGGGGTGCCGGCGGGCGGTGGAAGGTCGATGTGTGGAACAACGACATCGTGGGCCAGGGCGGAGTCGTGACGTCGCTGGCCGACCTGCAGAAGTGGGACGAGAACTTCTACACCGGGAAGGTAGGGGGGCGCGAGTTCCTGGAGCTCATGCACCAGGTGGAGCCGCTCACCTCCGGCGCGAGCAACGCCTACGCCTTCGGGATCTCGGTGGGGAACTACCGCGGACAGCGCCTGGTGGAGCACACCGGCGCCACCGGTGGCTATCGCGCGGCGCTGTTCCGCTTCCCCGACCAGCACACCTCGTTCGCGATGCTGTGCAACCGCAGCATCACCAACACGACGCAGCTCTCGCTCCACATGGCCGATGCCGTGCTGCGCGCGTCGCTCGGCGCGCCCTCGCCCCGCGGCTCCACGGCGGGCGAGGAAGCGAGTGCGCCGCGCAAGGCCGGGACGCCGCGCGTGCGCGAGCACGCCGCCATCGCGGGACGCTATGCAAGCCCGGAGCTGATGGGCGCCGTGTATGAGATAGCCGTCGCCCCCGATGGCACGCTCCAGCTCACGCGCCCGCGCGCGACGTCGGTTGCGCTCTCGCCGCTGGAGCCGGAGCGCGCCTACGTGGCGGGCGGGCTCCTGACGCTGACGTTCGATGCGCCGGTCAAGGGGAAGTCGCCGGGTTTCCGCCTCGATGCCAACCGGGTGCAGAACATACGCTTTGACCGCTTGGCGCCGTAGCGCGCTCGTGCCGGCGCGCTGCGGCTGGCGGCCGCGGCGCGAGCGAATGGCAGCCACGACCATAACGAGCGACACCGTCATCGCGCGACGCATGAAGGTTTCGCAAGGCCGGTCGGCCCTGCCGCGCGCTGCCTGACGCTGCCTGACGACGCCTGACGACAGTGATCGTGCCTGACGACGCCCTCGCTGGATTCGCGAGCGCGCGTCGTGTATCGTGCAACGCGCGGGCGTGACGTCGGGCACGGTTGCGCCGCGACATTCGTTGCATCATCCGCTCGTTAGTGCCACCCTCACGCGGATCCTGGGGAGCCATGTCAGCCTTGCGCCGTCGATTCACACCGCCTGTCGACCGAAGCTCGCCGTCGTGGCGAGTCACGCGATCACCGCTCGCCGTTGTCCTTGCCGCCACCCAGCTCGTGTGGCTGGCGGCCTGCGGCGAGACTACCATCAACGATCCGCTTGCCGCCGGCACGGTGGCCTCGGTGTCCGGCAACGGACAAGTAGGGGTCGCGGGGCAGGCGCTCGCGGCCCCCGTGCAGGTGCGCGTTTTGGGGAGCGACAACCAGCCGCTCCCCGGTGCGCCGGTCACCTTCACGGTCACCACCGGCGGTGGCACCGTCTCACCGGCCAATGCCACGACCGACGCCAATGGAGTGGCGAGCACCGCCTGGACGCTGGGAAAGACCGCCGGGAACAACGTCCTCACGGTGGCGTCGGGGACCGCCAGCACGACGATCGCCGCCAGCGGCATCGCCGCGCGCGCGGCTTCGGTGAGCGG includes:
- a CDS encoding DsbA family protein → MRRLTDIATALFFIAAAFLIAQPSSLIRASWARYSNNRRVVQLATQHWSEIDHIGSRLFNSREKVELVVVSDYECPFCRASQAAIDSAVRRGVRISLLHYPGPTHPSADGAARAALCAESVRQLPRLHAHFMQTNAWQKSQDWLREATSAGVTDLDNFGACVTGAEVRKRLSSQTALADSLMVRGTPTFVSPRGVHGGVASLAEILDLVGRH
- a CDS encoding dienelactone hydrolase family protein, with translation MAATLLDAHDAGAQLRRGREAPRRREAPREREVLQHGGRDRTYVVRVPEAVARRNVPVPLVVVLHGGGGNADNAERMFAWSEKGRREGFIVVYPEGTARGRRSMYTWNAGHCCGFAMENRVDDVGFIDALITQLQREYTIDPARVYITGMSNGAMMAHRLGIALSHRVAAIAPVVGALFGDEASPASPVSAIVFNGMVDQSVPYDGGAGGGIGARAWDGTPTKPALQQGTFWAAANGCASAPSVDDRGRLVVTSYECPRRRDVILYALKDGGHAWPGGKRGTRMGDDPGTAVDATALIWEFFAAHPRR
- a CDS encoding VOC family protein, with the translated sequence MPPALPRPVPELPVENLERAVAYYASRLGFTIDWNDPTIGLAGLSSGSCRLFLASADFRKGRGTAGPALTWLNLDSNDDVDALFRAWEASAAIVLERPESKPWGLREFTVADPDGNQFRVFHDFATPARRAAGC
- a CDS encoding DinB family protein codes for the protein MKTRLFTLALALVSATPMVALQAQGAPSAPSWMGEMHRDVNEAQRKMIGLANAIPESAYDWRPSAGTRTVREVLLHVASDNYFIPIAMGKPAPEASGITSDMKTVGTYEKRALSKAQVVAELEASYTHLHQAMGLTTDANASQTIKFFGQDWTRMRAMVLTVTHLHEHLGQMIAYARSNNVVPPWSK
- a CDS encoding serine hydrolase, which codes for MIRLCVAAALLATTTPLLPAQTTSPQLAPATAAAIDSLFTPMSHAGSPGCAVAVYQNGAIAFARGYGFANLTHDVPITPATRFTVGSVSKQFTAASIALLVRAGKLSLDDDVRRYIPEMNATPTPVRVRHLVHHTSGLRDFWELVGLAGVRYDDGYTSQDMLALAARQKGLNFPPGAEYRYSNTGYLALGVIVQRVTGQSLRRFADSAIFQPLGMQETLFLDDHTEVVAGRAMAYSPVGGAGGRWKVDVWNNDIVGQGGVVTSLADLQKWDENFYTGKVGGREFLELMHQVEPLTSGASNAYAFGISVGNYRGQRLVEHTGATGGYRAALFRFPDQHTSFAMLCNRSITNTTQLSLHMADAVLRASLGAPSPRGSTAGEEASAPRKAGTPRVREHAAIAGRYASPELMGAVYEIAVAPDGTLQLTRPRATSVALSPLEPERAYVAGGLLTLTFDAPVKGKSPGFRLDANRVQNIRFDRLAP